ttgttatctatctatctatctatctatctatctatctatctatctatctatctatctatcatctgactgtatctatttatctttctttctatctatctatctatctatctatctttctatttgtaatcattttatctattttaatctatctatctatctatctatctgttgttctctatctatctatctatctatctatttttaatctatctatctatttttaatcattctatctatctatctttctatctatctgttgttctctatctatctatctatctatctatctatctgttgttctctatctatctatctatctatctatttttaatcattctatctatctatctatctatctatctatctgttgttctctatctatctatctatctatctatctatctatctatctatctatctatctatctatctatctatctatctatctatttttaatcattacatctatctatctatctatctatctatctatctatctatctatctatctatctatctatctatctatctatctatttatctgttgttctctatctatctatctatttttaatcattctatctatctatctatctatctatctatctatctatctatcatagatagatagatagatatgtccgtgtgcgtgtgtgtgtgtgtgtgtgtgtgtgtgtcctcagcaGGACTTGTATTTTGTGATGTGACTAACATCTAAAGATGAAGGTATAAGTCATTATGAATGTTTTTTCAGTGCAGTGTGGTTTATGGATATATGTGTGAGTGCTGTTGGTGCTTCTGGTGTGTTCAGGGCAGAAGTGATTAGACAGAGGTTTGTATTGTGTGTGGAGCAGGTTgttgtggggggtggggggctcATAGCCGGATAAAGCCTGGAAAATCCCTCTGTTCGAGGAGCTGATGGTGAATTAGGATCGCTGAGCTCATCTCTTttactccctcactcacactcacacacatgcacgctgaacaaaacaaaatgcttgCTGGCACTGTGTGGATGTTCTTTATTGTttaagtgcatgtgtgtgttattaaTAGCTGCTATGTATGATTTATGCATGAATATATCTAGCATGAACACTAAACACAACACACtgtctgtgtgcatttgtgaactTGAATGTGCGTTTGcatatttatatgcataaaaGAGATGATACGAGTATACTGCCACTGAACATTGTGTATTAGCATGTTCAACATGCTTTCTATAAGAACACGGGAGCAAAACTGTGTAATATTCGAGTTTATTACATTCTGCTACAGTTATACAAGTAGAAATGTGGATCAGAATCATTTGTAGAACAGCATTCTAAACAttagaaaacatttttgtgtcATGTAAGGAAATAAAAACCAGAAGTTATTGTATATGTGCGGGTGTGCTTATACTCCTGTCTGAaatcatttacaaaatattacagtttgaTATGACGAGTTTAGGAAGAGTTTAATAATCCCAATATTCATAAATCTGAAAGTTGCTCCAATGAAATAATTCAACAAAAGATGTAATAACACTATCAATAAACACAATAACATACATAACACTTCAAATTCTGTTAAACACTTTCAACTTTTGCCATAAAATGAAATTCACACTGAAATTCTGCAGTTATTTGGTTAACATATAGGATTTAGGGAAAAGTATGTAGTATTATTGAACCATGATAGCAAGCTGAAGACACATAAGCATGTATGTTTGGCACTTTTAGAACTACCCTTGTGCAAGATGTGGGTTTTTTACAAACAGTATTCATTACATAAACAGCTTAATACAGCACTAAGCAGCACTTCTGATCCGCAACAGAACATTCTaatatgaaaacattattatagACTTTCATGGAATATTAGATGACAATGTGCTGGTTGATCCTCTAAAGCacactgtatcatatttgatatgcaaatttccAAGGTTTCAaaactttacttaaaaaaaaataaaacagtattttctatttttaatattctgtCTAATTATTCAACAGTCTgttcatcttcaaaaaaaaaacaaaacaacattctaATATCTGTACTTGTGCAATCCATGTAAGAATGGTTATGAAGAACCTACACAAGATTAGCTGTTTCATGAATAAGAGCCATTGATTGGTTGTTTGTGACTGTAAGTATACTGTAAAAGGCTGCTGAATGTGATCTTAGCTGTGCTCCAGtttgttgctttgtttgtttCTCATGGCGCTCTGTGTGACAGTGGACAGGGACGATCGAGACACGCTGGCCATCTCCACAATCTCAATGTCCTTACAGGTCAAACAAGCCACCAGCTTCTGTCTGGACGCACTGGGGGCAAAAATGAACTCGTGACACACTCCAGCCAGCACTGCACCTAGGATTGGACCGATCCAGTAGACCTGAAAACAACAGAAAGCATGGATACATAGCATTTTAAAAACTGAAGAAAAGCCTTTTACATTGATATTCATCTCTTTACCTGTGTGCTAGCAATGCTATGAACTCTTAAACCATAGGGTAAACTCTAATCGAAATACATCGGAGACCATAACAAACAATATTGggcaaagttacttttaaaagtaatgcattaaaatattgcaTTACGCCCTGAAAAAAAGTAACTTATTACATTACttaattactttttatggaaagtaatgttacATTACATATGGGTTTCTTTTTAAATCtgggctgggcttgcttgtttgtttttaatataaacaaagttatatctaatctaatttattattaaatgaattaaatgttcaTTCACGTCTACATTACCGCAGCTAAAACAAAACTTTCAGCTGTGCTGCTACTCTGGATTACATGAAGATAAGATGCAGGAGAAAAAAagttcaacaataaaaaaatgaaacaaatgttaTGTTTAAGTTATATTTGTTTACTGAGCATCAAAGTTCAGCAGCAAAGACACTGGTtgataaaatgggattaaatacataagggttatttgtgttatttaacatgtgtaattattgcaggtttgcatcatGTTCCGTGTTAgcatttaactgtttttattgattttgaatAATACTGAATCTGTCTCTCAACATTACGACAGGAAAGCTGTCAGTCTATCTATGGAAAACTTtccaaaagaagagaaaaaaattaaagcttTATTAGAAactccattgttttttttgtttgtttgttttttttgtttgtttttttgtaatttaatcctGGTGTAATTTATCACAAAGTATATTtcataaatgtacataaaataattgttaaaaatgtaaaaatttgtttGTTTACTAGTTTTTTGGTTGAGCTAGTATAGTTTAGCTTTGCTTACCCAGTGATGTTCCCAATATCCAAGTATTATAGCGGGACCAAGAGAGCGAGCAGGGTTCAGGCTGGCTCCAGAAAACCTCCCCTAAATCCACACACACATAGGTTTCGTTtagtgttgctattattatttgtatttgcaaTAATAAATGCTGATAAAGGATAGAATAAAGGGATCATTATAATAAAGGGAATAAAGGGATTTGTATAAAAAGAATAATGAATCTAATAAAAAATTGCTGTCAAAGGGACACTACATTCAGTTTTCCTTTCACTCGACTGTAAAGCACTGGCAATATGCTggtcgtgctgcttaatattactGTAGAAACCAAGATAAATTGTTTTTcaaagttcattaaaaaaaatgtttaactttgtACATGacttatcaatttaatgcacagtTGAATACATTAaagttcttgctgaataaaagttttaatttctaatGTAAAAGAAAATCTTTTTCACTTTACATATAAACATTTGCTAGTTACATAAATTCAGACTACAGCTGAAGCTttgcacacactcacagccaTGAAGATGGCAGTGGTCACAGCAAATCCAATGGCCAGATTCCCTGGTTCATTTACTTCTCTCCTGCGTTGATCTTCCACTGAAAATACGGTGAAACCCAGGAGAAACGTGGCAAGTATCTCCATCCCGAGAGCTTGACCTGCGTTCATATCCACTGGGACCTTCAGAGAAGGAatgtatgatggatggatggatggattggtaTGTTAACATTGAGTGGATTTACTTTATGTTTTGTACCTTATTTGATATACAagtcttttattgtttatatagtaTGATATAGAATATGGAGCTCATATTTGAGGAGGAAAAAACTACTTTATTTTATTCAGAGGgccaaaatgaattaaattattcagtttgatgcagatgctgatattttaaTGGCCAAAAAGTCAAACGAAATTCTAGCAGCTTGCGatgtaaatcagtgagatcttACAGACTtcttacagaaaataaatgtaaatatcagttgtcactccATCTCTGAATAATGTCATATTAAGATGATATTTAGATGAACAATAAACATCCCTAAAAACCTGATATATCATATTTgatttaatatcatattttacactcaaattatatatatgttgcttcagtccagtaagtgttccTCTTGAACTATTATATAACTATTATAATACTAAGATATTCTTATGTTTACTTTAGAGTCAGATTTCAGAGAATCCCTGAAGggagacattttaaaaaactataataaaaggccttttacttgataaaaaaaatgtataaacgaTCAATCCGATGACACAAGGTATGgcttcactttattttgatagtccactttagacattctactaactgtAAGATTTTtccaactacatgtcaactaactctcattagggCATAGTAGACTgataggttagggttagggttagggttagggttagcagAATAAATGCACTTTCAAAGTTACTTATAATCAGCAGAATGTCTGTTGGGGGACTGCCAAAATTAAGTATTAATATCAGATATTAAGCAGActgtctactaatactctaatgactgctagttgacatgtactAGTTACTTATAGTTAGCAGACTGTCTAAAGCAGACTgtcaaaataaagtgcaaccgaaggGATGCAGATTGTGTGCAGCGGGTTTGCtcatttagaggccttagaaatgtGTGTATGAAATATGAAGGGTTAATAGCcttaaaatcagtgggaaattccAGGCTGAAAGAAGCCTGACCCTAAAATCTGACAAGTGTATATGTATGTAGGTCCAGGACAAAATATGAGTATGTTGATCCGAACATGTCCCATGTGGTGAAAACCTCTGAACCTTGTTGATGAAGTTCTGTGCCGTGGTCTTCAGGGGCAGAGAGAGGTACATGAGGCCAGCCGCGAGGATCCCACCCAAACACTGGGCGAGCAGATACACCACAGCCCTCAACACATCCACCTTACGCATGGCCAACAGGGCCACAGTCACCGCAGGATTCACCTGACAACAGCAGAACACTTCCTTACGCCTTCAACTAACCTCCCACATGCATCCTCTAAgactttcattcattctttaaacAATTCCTTgcatttatttagcagatgcttttatccaaatcgacaAGGTATCATTATGCATTTttgtgtttcctgggaattgaacccatgagcTTGATTTTGAAAACACTGTGTCGAGTcagaagaacaaataaataaatcacatttctttACCTGAGCCCCACTGATTTCACCAAAGCAATATCCCAGAACCACAGTCGCCATACCAGCAGCCAGTGCGGGGTAAATGGGCCCCGGGGAGGCCCCGTCCGGCCCCGGCACTAAAGAGCCCAACACAGCAGATACAAAGATCAGAGAACCAAGAGTTTCTGCCAGAATCCCCTGCCAGAACTGACGGCTCCTCAGCTCCTGGTGCGAGTCGACAGAAGAGACAGAGCCTGGGATCAATTCACTGCTTTAAGCaccattaaacattttcaaaaccagCAAGTAATTTATGCTCATTTACATGCATTATACACAAACACCTATATGTGGTTTACTGATGATATGAATGTTCATTTTCAAAATGGCCATAGGACAAAACCTAAAATTCTTTAGTTAAAATTAAAGTCAGTTTAACATATATGACAATATATTGAtgcaaattattttgaaataaacttCTACCAGAATTGTTAGAAATGGcataatgttaaaatatgttttaatagatTTAGAGTAGCTAAACGATGAAAGATATTAAGATCA
This Carassius gibelio isolate Cgi1373 ecotype wild population from Czech Republic chromosome A23, carGib1.2-hapl.c, whole genome shotgun sequence DNA region includes the following protein-coding sequences:
- the LOC127944678 gene encoding aquaporin-4 — translated: MAIKEELRSRQFWQGILAETLGSLIFVSAVLGSLVPGPDGASPGPIYPALAAGMATVVLGYCFGEISGAQVNPAVTVALLAMRKVDVLRAVVYLLAQCLGGILAAGLMYLSLPLKTTAQNFINKVPVDMNAGQALGMEILATFLLGFTVFSVEDQRRREVNEPGNLAIGFAVTTAIFMAGRFSGASLNPARSLGPAIILGYWEHHWVYWIGPILGAVLAGVCHEFIFAPSASRQKLVACLTCKDIEIVEMASVSRSSLSTVTQSAMRNKQSNKLEHS